One Chloroflexota bacterium DNA segment encodes these proteins:
- a CDS encoding cupin domain-containing protein codes for MPLEVFDYRRDIKNVVITPEVRARFLRFEPGDVATRHSHDLGAEVFLIMQGRAEFEIEGETAVLGPGELCFAGRDEMHQVRVVGDEPVIMYLSVTPHVEPTHTMYAEDGSRLPPKYGHATSEERAEHDPSAGISTADLALEHFRASRELARLARETAARHAARTAEIEQLSTTGDDAGAKAIVDAMWPDTYATLSAVARVEVAWNELAARVDSG; via the coding sequence ATGCCACTTGAAGTCTTCGACTATCGCCGAGATATCAAGAACGTCGTCATCACGCCCGAAGTCCGCGCGCGCTTTCTGCGCTTCGAGCCGGGCGACGTGGCCACGCGCCACAGCCACGACCTGGGCGCCGAGGTCTTCTTGATCATGCAGGGCCGCGCCGAGTTCGAGATCGAGGGCGAAACCGCGGTCCTGGGGCCGGGCGAGCTGTGCTTCGCCGGTCGGGACGAGATGCACCAGGTGCGCGTCGTCGGCGACGAGCCGGTCATCATGTATCTCTCGGTAACGCCGCATGTCGAGCCGACGCACACCATGTACGCCGAGGACGGATCGCGTCTGCCGCCCAAGTACGGTCATGCGACGAGCGAGGAGCGCGCCGAGCACGATCCGTCCGCGGGGATCTCCACGGCGGACCTTGCCCTCGAGCACTTCCGGGCATCGCGGGAGCTGGCCCGGCTCGCCCGCGAGACCGCCGCCCGCCACGCCGCGCGCACCGCCGAGATCGAGCAGCTGTCGACAACCGGTGACGACGCCGGCGCCAAGGCCATCGTGGACGCCATGTGGCCCGACACCTACGCCACCCTCAGCGCCGTGGCCCGCGTCGAAGTCGCCTGGAACGAGCTCGCCGCGCGCGTGGACTCGGGCTAG